A part of Salvelinus alpinus chromosome 5, SLU_Salpinus.1, whole genome shotgun sequence genomic DNA contains:
- the LOC139575506 gene encoding troponin I, fast skeletal muscle-like: protein MSEKKMSSSRKHHLKSLMLQIAQELIAEEEAQSLEDRKQYMSENIAPLQLTGSIAELQDLCKKMHQKIDVIDEERYDLGSKVGKSDREIEDLQIKVQDLKGKFKKPVLKKVRMSADAMLQALLGSKHKVSMDLRSNLKQVKKEVKEEDKESVGDWRKNIEDKSDRKKMFETNKE, encoded by the exons AGCCTGATGCTCCAGATCGCCCAGGAACTGATAGCGGAAGAGGAAGCCCAGTCTTTAGAGGACAGGAAGCAGTACATGAGTGAAAATATCGCTCCCCTGCAGCTCACAGGATCCATTGCAGAACTCCAG GACCTGTGTAAGAAGATGCACCAGAAGATTGATGTGATAGATGAGGAGAGATACGACCTGGGCAGCAAAGTTGGCAAAAGTGATAGAGAG atTGAGGATCTGCAGATTAAAGTACAGGACCTGAAGGGAAAGTTCAAGAAGCCCGTCCTGAAGAAAGTACGTATGTCTGCTGACGCTATGCTCCAGGCTCTGCTGGGCTCCAAACACAAGGTGTCCATGGATCTGAGGTCCAACCTGAAGCAAGTCAAGAAGGAGGTCAAGGAGGAG GACAAAGAATCTGTGGGTGACTGGCGTAAGAACATCGAAGACAAATCAGACAGAAAGAAGATGTTTGAGACTAATAAAGAGTAG
- the LOC139575505 gene encoding troponin I, fast skeletal muscle-like: protein MSDKKMSTSRRNYLKSLMLQIAAGLLEAEEVEAEAEKARYMEENCPAPELLVCMAELTDLCKKLHQKIERVDEERYDMSTKVTKSEKEVEDLKMKVVELNGKFRKPVLKRVRMSADAMLQALLGSKHKVSMDLRSNLKQVKKEVKEEDKESVGDWRKNIEDKSDRKKMFETNKE, encoded by the exons ATGTCTGA TAAAAAGATGTCAACGAGCCGTAGGAACTACCTGAAG AGCTTGATGCTCCAGATCGCTGCCGGCTTGCTCGAGGCTGAGGAAGTCGAGGCTGAGGCAGAGAAGGCCAGGTACATGGAGGAGAACTGCCCTGCCCCAGAATTGTTGGTATGCATGGCAGAGCTCACG gACTTGTGCAAGAAGCTCCATCAGAAGATCGAGAGGGTTGATGAGGAGAGATACGACATGTCAACCAAGGTGACCAAGTCCgagaaggag GTTGAGGACTTGAAGATGAAGGTAGTTGAACTGAATGGAAAGTTCCGGAAGCCCGTCCTGAAGAGAGTACGCATGTCTGCTGACGCTATGCTCCAGGCTCTGCTGGGCTCCAAACACAAGGTGTCCATGGATCTGAGGTCCAACCTGAAGCAAGTCAAGAAGGAGGTCAAGGAGGAG GACAAAGAATCTGTGGGTGACTGGCGTAAGAACATCGAAGACAAATCAGACAGAAAGAAGATGTTTGAGACTAATAAGGAGTAG